One genomic window of Halolamina sediminis includes the following:
- the trmB gene encoding HTH-type sugar sensing transcriptional regulator TrmB, which produces MHDDDLRTALERVGETFDFGEYEIEAYLAVLEHGRLTATEIADRTDIPQPRVYDTVRSLADHGFVELQESRPMQVLAIEPEEAFGGVRSSLDELVSGLEQRYTAPARDAEAVTLIKSPATIERYLREVIESAEFELLLSLTPDLLAEFEDELRAKREAGVTIELLVSPAAAVPDPEAYDYTEVATTARSRRGVTTPVAAVGDGEFSLYATREAVSRGKERYGVVFNRSELGFLVSGFVSTVLWASGETLATTPDRSLPRRYASLRRCVEEVEALDGPLRATVEGRDVLGGEPRDVAGEVVDTTRNDEESIASLTLDTGDGEVRVGGRVAALEDVEAHEITIERA; this is translated from the coding sequence ATGCACGACGACGACCTGCGCACGGCGCTGGAGCGGGTCGGGGAGACGTTCGACTTCGGCGAGTACGAGATCGAGGCGTATCTGGCCGTGCTCGAACACGGCCGGCTCACCGCGACCGAGATCGCCGACCGGACGGACATCCCCCAGCCCCGCGTGTACGACACGGTCCGAAGCCTCGCAGATCACGGGTTCGTGGAGCTCCAGGAGTCCCGACCGATGCAGGTGCTCGCGATCGAGCCCGAGGAGGCGTTCGGCGGCGTGCGGTCCTCGCTCGACGAACTCGTCAGTGGCCTCGAACAGCGCTACACCGCGCCGGCCCGAGACGCCGAGGCGGTCACGCTGATCAAGTCGCCCGCGACGATCGAGCGCTACCTGCGGGAGGTGATCGAGTCCGCGGAGTTCGAACTGCTGCTCTCTCTCACACCGGACCTATTGGCCGAGTTCGAGGACGAACTCCGGGCCAAACGCGAGGCCGGCGTCACGATCGAACTGCTCGTCTCCCCCGCCGCGGCGGTGCCCGACCCCGAGGCGTACGACTACACCGAGGTCGCGACGACGGCCCGGTCGCGCCGCGGCGTCACCACGCCCGTCGCGGCGGTCGGCGACGGGGAGTTCTCGCTGTACGCGACCCGCGAGGCGGTCAGCCGCGGGAAGGAGCGCTACGGCGTGGTGTTCAACCGCTCGGAGCTGGGGTTTCTCGTCTCGGGGTTCGTCTCGACGGTGCTGTGGGCCTCCGGCGAGACGCTAGCGACGACGCCCGACCGGAGCCTCCCCCGCCGGTACGCGTCGCTGCGGCGCTGTGTGGAGGAGGTCGAGGCGCTCGACGGGCCGCTCCGGGCGACCGTCGAGGGGCGGGACGTGCTGGGCGGCGAGCCCCGCGACGTGGCGGGCGAGGTCGTCGACACGACGCGCAACGACGAGGAGTCGATCGCGTCACTCACGCTCGACACCGGGGACGGCGAGGTCCGGGTCGGCGGCCGGGTCGCGGCGCTGGAGGACGTCGAGGCCCACGAGATCACGATCGAGCGCGCCTAA
- a CDS encoding ROK family protein — MTAWFAAVDLGASNIKAVVGDEDGTVVSRARRRTPRGPDGDAVADAMVAATRAALDDAGVAPTAIVRCGVGSIGPLDKAAGELGRSANLGPNVDRVPLADPLGELLDADVTVVNDANAGVIGERFYADRSPDDMAYLTISSGIGAGVAVDGRVLSGWDGNAAEVGHDTLEVGGITCGCGAEGHWEAYCSGTNIPRHARYVHETEGVPTELSLDEIDAKDVFDAADEDPLAERVIERMQAFNAAGIADLVHAYAPLVVYVGGAVARNNPERVVDPVRERLPELVMTNVPELRLTSLGDEAVVRGALAAAITATDRSQLRP, encoded by the coding sequence ATGACCGCGTGGTTCGCGGCGGTCGATCTCGGTGCGAGCAACATCAAGGCCGTCGTCGGCGACGAGGACGGCACCGTCGTCAGCCGGGCACGCCGGCGGACCCCCCGTGGGCCGGACGGCGACGCGGTCGCCGACGCGATGGTCGCCGCGACTCGGGCAGCGCTCGACGACGCCGGCGTCGCGCCGACGGCGATCGTTCGCTGTGGCGTCGGCTCGATCGGGCCGCTCGATAAGGCCGCCGGCGAGCTCGGTCGCTCGGCCAACCTCGGGCCGAACGTCGATCGCGTCCCTCTCGCCGACCCACTCGGCGAACTCCTCGACGCGGACGTGACCGTGGTCAACGACGCCAACGCCGGCGTGATCGGCGAGCGCTTCTACGCCGACCGGAGTCCCGACGACATGGCCTACCTCACGATCTCCTCGGGGATCGGCGCCGGCGTCGCCGTCGACGGCCGCGTGCTCTCGGGCTGGGACGGCAACGCCGCGGAGGTGGGCCACGACACACTCGAAGTCGGCGGGATCACCTGCGGCTGCGGCGCCGAGGGCCACTGGGAGGCGTACTGCTCGGGGACGAACATCCCCCGGCACGCGCGGTACGTCCACGAGACCGAAGGCGTTCCGACCGAGCTCTCCCTGGACGAGATCGACGCGAAGGACGTGTTCGACGCCGCGGACGAGGACCCGCTCGCCGAGCGAGTGATCGAGCGCATGCAGGCGTTCAACGCCGCCGGGATCGCCGATCTGGTCCACGCCTACGCCCCGCTGGTGGTGTACGTCGGCGGCGCCGTCGCGCGGAACAACCCCGAACGGGTCGTCGATCCGGTCCGCGAACGGCTCCCGGAGCTGGTGATGACGAACGTCCCCGAACTCCGGCTCACGTCGCTGGGCGACGAGGCGGTCGTCCGCGGCGCGCTCGCGGCCGCGATCACCGCGACCGACCGCTCGCAGCTCCGGCCTTAG
- a CDS encoding Gfo/Idh/MocA family protein, translating to MLGYGFMGKAHANALARLPMFVPDAPAVEREVLIGRDEAALAEAVDRLGFTRTATDWREEVADVDVFYNLGPNHVHPEPTIAALEAGTPVLCEKPMAPTLAAAERMAAAASEADATAAVGFNYRYVPAIQYAKRLIDAGELGEIRQFRGRYLQDWLVDPEAPASWRTDADRAGSGALGDLGAHTIDLARFLVGEIERVSGQTTTFVDERPAADGEGTDPVTVDDAYSAQVRFTNGAAGTLEASRVAVGRKNDHTIEIEGTEGAIRFSLERLNELELYRPGNRGFETVLVTEEDDPYLEHWWPPGHVLGWEHTFVHENHTFLSAIEGESTYAPDFADGLAVQRAFDAVQRSAAAGEEVTVG from the coding sequence ATGCTTGGCTACGGCTTCATGGGGAAGGCCCACGCAAACGCGCTCGCGCGGCTGCCGATGTTCGTTCCGGACGCGCCGGCGGTCGAGCGCGAGGTGCTGATCGGTCGCGACGAGGCCGCACTCGCCGAGGCGGTCGACCGGCTCGGCTTCACCCGAACGGCGACAGACTGGCGCGAGGAGGTCGCCGACGTGGACGTGTTCTACAACCTCGGGCCGAACCACGTCCATCCCGAGCCAACGATCGCGGCGCTGGAGGCCGGGACGCCGGTGCTGTGTGAGAAACCCATGGCGCCGACGCTCGCCGCCGCCGAACGCATGGCGGCGGCCGCGAGCGAGGCGGACGCCACCGCGGCGGTCGGCTTCAACTACCGGTACGTGCCGGCGATCCAGTACGCCAAGCGACTCATCGACGCGGGCGAACTTGGGGAGATCCGGCAGTTCCGCGGGCGGTACCTGCAGGACTGGCTTGTCGATCCCGAGGCGCCGGCGAGCTGGCGGACCGACGCCGACCGCGCGGGCAGCGGCGCGCTGGGCGATCTCGGCGCGCACACGATCGACCTCGCGCGCTTCCTCGTCGGCGAGATCGAGCGCGTGAGCGGCCAGACCACCACGTTCGTCGACGAGCGCCCCGCGGCCGACGGCGAGGGGACCGACCCCGTGACCGTCGACGACGCCTACAGCGCACAGGTCCGCTTCACAAACGGCGCCGCCGGGACGCTCGAAGCCTCCCGAGTCGCCGTCGGGCGGAAGAACGACCACACAATCGAGATCGAGGGGACCGAGGGCGCGATCCGGTTCTCGCTCGAACGCCTGAACGAGCTCGAACTGTACCGCCCCGGGAACCGCGGGTTCGAGACCGTGCTCGTGACCGAGGAAGACGACCCGTACCTCGAGCACTGGTGGCCGCCCGGCCACGTGCTCGGCTGGGAACACACGTTCGTCCACGAGAACCACACGTTCCTCTCGGCGATCGAGGGGGAGAGCACGTACGCGCCCGACTTCGCCGACGGGCTGGCGGTCCAGCGAGCCTTCGACGCCGTCCAGCGAAGCGCCGCGGCCGGCGAGGAGGTGACGGTCGGATGA
- a CDS encoding universal stress protein, whose amino-acid sequence MSLDTIVVAVSDEAERTESVAQTAIDVAGPAGATVRLVHVFSEGGYETVKDQLEFGPDDEVTSDTVATRHATIREVGAMLSAAGIEYESHGAVGDTSDEVLELAERVDADMLIVGGRGRSAAGKAVFGSTAQKILSNAPCPVTYVRAP is encoded by the coding sequence ATGAGTCTCGACACGATAGTCGTCGCGGTCAGTGACGAGGCCGAGCGGACGGAGTCAGTCGCACAGACGGCGATCGACGTGGCGGGGCCCGCGGGCGCGACCGTCCGGCTCGTCCACGTCTTCTCCGAGGGTGGGTACGAAACGGTGAAAGATCAACTCGAGTTCGGGCCCGACGACGAGGTGACGTCGGACACCGTCGCCACGCGGCACGCGACGATCCGCGAGGTCGGCGCGATGCTCTCTGCGGCGGGTATCGAGTACGAGTCACACGGCGCCGTCGGCGACACGAGCGACGAAGTGCTCGAACTCGCGGAGCGAGTCGACGCCGACATGCTGATCGTCGGCGGGCGCGGCCGCTCGGCGGCGGGGAAGGCGGTGTTCGGTTCGACGGCCCAGAAGATCCTCTCGAACGCGCCCTGTCCGGTGACGTACGTCAGGGCGCCGTAG
- a CDS encoding ABC transporter ATP-binding protein, giving the protein MAELTLDSVTKVFNDGGSDEVVAVDDVAMGIEDGEFLVLVGPSGCGKSTTLRMIAGLETVTDGEIRLGGRAINDTAPADRDIAMVFQSYALYPHMTVRENMSFGLEESTDMPDDEIRTTVEETATMMGIEELLDRKPSELSGGQQQRVALGRAIVRDPAAFLMDEPLSNLDAKLRATMRTELQRIQDELGVTTVYVTHDQTEAMTMGDRIAVLDDGVLQQVGTPLECYHTPANRFVAGFIGEPSMNFFPTTREGDALSAERFTYPLPEAVREALGDATNVTLGVRPEDVEFAAETDTLGPHDFECVVDVVEPVGESNNVYLRFGDAPDGETFIATISGMRTVSSGDRVVATIPPEAIHLFDDRTGKALKNRSLDDVEGVDPT; this is encoded by the coding sequence ATGGCAGAACTAACGCTCGACTCGGTAACGAAGGTGTTCAACGACGGGGGAAGCGACGAGGTCGTCGCTGTCGACGACGTGGCCATGGGGATCGAGGACGGGGAGTTCCTCGTGCTCGTCGGCCCCTCCGGCTGCGGGAAGTCGACGACCCTGCGCATGATTGCCGGCCTCGAAACCGTCACCGACGGCGAGATCCGGCTCGGCGGACGCGCGATCAACGACACGGCGCCCGCGGATCGGGACATCGCGATGGTGTTCCAGTCCTACGCGCTGTACCCCCACATGACCGTCAGGGAGAACATGAGCTTCGGGCTGGAGGAGTCGACCGACATGCCCGACGACGAGATCCGGACCACCGTCGAGGAGACGGCGACGATGATGGGCATCGAGGAGCTGCTCGACCGCAAGCCCTCGGAGCTCTCCGGCGGCCAGCAGCAGCGCGTCGCGCTCGGTCGCGCGATCGTGCGCGACCCCGCGGCGTTTTTGATGGACGAGCCGCTGTCGAACCTCGACGCGAAGCTCCGGGCGACGATGCGCACCGAACTCCAGCGCATTCAGGACGAGTTGGGCGTGACGACGGTGTACGTCACCCACGACCAGACCGAGGCGATGACGATGGGGGACCGCATCGCCGTGCTCGACGACGGCGTGCTCCAGCAGGTGGGGACGCCGCTCGAGTGCTATCACACGCCCGCCAACCGTTTCGTCGCGGGGTTCATCGGCGAGCCGTCGATGAACTTCTTCCCGACGACCCGCGAGGGCGACGCGCTCTCGGCTGAGCGGTTCACCTACCCACTCCCGGAAGCCGTCCGCGAGGCGCTCGGGGACGCGACGAACGTGACGCTCGGCGTGCGCCCGGAGGACGTCGAGTTCGCGGCCGAGACCGACACGCTCGGCCCGCACGACTTCGAGTGCGTCGTCGACGTGGTCGAGCCCGTCGGGGAGTCGAACAACGTCTACCTCCGCTTCGGGGACGCGCCCGACGGGGAGACGTTCATCGCGACGATCAGCGGGATGCGTACCGTCTCCTCGGGTGACCGCGTGGTTGCGACCATCCCGCCGGAGGCGATCCACCTGTTCGACGACCGCACCGGCAAGGCGCTCAAGAACCGCTCGCTCGACGACGTCGAGGGCGTGGACCCGACCTGA
- a CDS encoding carbohydrate ABC transporter permease produces the protein MSTNEEGVQLKRTALYVVLIGMAGFYLLPILTGLFTSITSPESYTGQAPFLPPLEPLISETGSFSLQSWGNAFDGLARGLANSFILVIPATILSGLFGSMAAYGLTNVDWRGQVGIYALFVAGIFIPYQAVLVPLTQFWYNVVPLQSLFAPFAALPLIQEYHWKLVALIVTHTAYGIPICTLLFRAHYKKLSTEMIEAARLDGASVSTIYRRIVLPLSVPMFAVVFIYQFTQIWNDLLFALTIVQFGDASVVTQELVGIGVSQSGTNFPLRMAAALLAALPTLVVYVLFGDKFAEGVAT, from the coding sequence ATGAGCACGAACGAGGAGGGGGTGCAGCTGAAGCGGACCGCCCTCTACGTCGTGCTGATCGGGATGGCCGGGTTCTACCTGTTGCCGATCCTGACGGGGCTGTTCACGTCGATCACCAGCCCTGAGAGCTACACCGGGCAGGCACCGTTCCTTCCGCCGCTGGAGCCGCTGATCTCCGAAACCGGCTCGTTCTCGCTCCAGTCGTGGGGGAACGCGTTCGACGGACTCGCCCGCGGGCTGGCGAACAGCTTCATCCTCGTGATCCCGGCGACGATCCTCTCCGGACTGTTCGGGAGCATGGCCGCCTACGGGCTGACCAACGTCGACTGGCGCGGGCAGGTCGGGATCTACGCGCTGTTCGTCGCGGGTATCTTCATCCCGTACCAGGCGGTGCTGGTGCCGCTGACGCAGTTCTGGTACAACGTCGTGCCGCTGCAGTCGCTGTTCGCGCCGTTCGCGGCGCTCCCGCTAATTCAGGAGTACCACTGGAAGCTGGTGGCGCTGATCGTCACCCACACGGCCTACGGCATCCCGATCTGTACGCTGCTGTTCCGGGCCCACTACAAGAAGCTCTCCACGGAGATGATCGAGGCGGCCCGGCTCGACGGCGCCTCGGTGTCGACGATCTACCGCCGGATCGTGCTACCGCTGTCGGTTCCGATGTTCGCGGTGGTGTTCATCTACCAGTTCACCCAGATCTGGAACGACCTGCTGTTCGCGCTGACGATCGTCCAGTTCGGCGACGCGTCGGTGGTGACACAGGAGCTCGTCGGGATCGGGGTGTCCCAGTCGGGGACGAACTTCCCGCTGCGGATGGCCGCGGCGCTGCTGGCGGCGCTGCCGACGCTCGTGGTGTACGTCCTGTTCGGCGACAAGTTCGCCGAGGGGGTAGCCACATGA
- a CDS encoding carbohydrate ABC transporter permease, whose translation MRDPIATLRNRWSDSDARTDGGSAAESERSLLSRDSVRSAPFWLPPFLLVGLFVYGAVVWNFLLSLTDFSGIGEPDYTDLDVENYLVAFSDPIDGILSMVGMGGEVNGATPAWSDLTVEPVWNSLGNTIALMVGFAAVCLALGLLLAILVDRGIRFENTFRTIYLLPMSLSFVVTAKFWLYMYNPNTGLINVALGVFGIGPVQIVQNPDLKLGAVAFALIWQFSGYAMIVYLAALRGIPSSHFEAARVDGASTVKMYWRVIIPQLRTATVSALVVITVFALKAFDFLFSMYGGYQPGPSADILATRMVREAYANQNWAYGSTIAVILFVMALCIVAPYVYSQYRRGDL comes from the coding sequence ATGCGTGACCCGATAGCCACACTTCGTAACCGCTGGTCCGACAGCGACGCCCGCACCGACGGCGGATCCGCCGCCGAGTCGGAGCGGTCGCTGCTCTCGCGGGACTCGGTCCGGTCGGCCCCGTTCTGGCTGCCGCCGTTCCTGCTCGTCGGACTGTTCGTGTACGGCGCCGTCGTCTGGAACTTCCTGCTCTCGCTGACCGACTTCTCCGGCATCGGCGAGCCCGACTACACGGATCTGGACGTCGAGAACTACCTCGTCGCGTTCTCGGACCCGATCGACGGCATCCTCTCGATGGTCGGGATGGGCGGCGAGGTGAACGGCGCGACGCCGGCGTGGTCCGACCTGACCGTCGAGCCCGTCTGGAACTCGCTGGGCAACACGATCGCCCTGATGGTCGGGTTCGCGGCGGTCTGTCTCGCGCTCGGCCTGCTGCTCGCGATCCTCGTCGACCGCGGGATCCGCTTCGAGAACACGTTCCGGACGATCTACCTGCTGCCGATGAGCCTCTCCTTCGTCGTCACGGCGAAGTTCTGGCTCTACATGTACAACCCCAACACCGGACTGATCAACGTCGCTCTCGGCGTGTTCGGGATCGGCCCGGTACAGATCGTCCAGAACCCCGACCTGAAGCTCGGGGCGGTCGCGTTCGCGCTGATCTGGCAGTTCAGCGGCTACGCGATGATCGTCTACCTCGCCGCACTTCGGGGCATCCCGTCGAGTCACTTCGAGGCCGCCCGCGTCGACGGCGCGAGCACGGTCAAGATGTACTGGCGGGTGATCATCCCCCAACTCCGGACCGCGACCGTGAGCGCGCTGGTCGTGATCACGGTGTTCGCGCTCAAGGCCTTTGACTTCCTGTTCTCGATGTACGGCGGCTACCAGCCCGGCCCGTCGGCGGACATCCTCGCGACGCGGATGGTCAGGGAGGCGTACGCCAACCAGAACTGGGCGTACGGCTCGACGATCGCGGTGATCCTGTTCGTGATGGCGCTGTGTATCGTCGCGCCGTACGTCTACTCGCAGTACCGACGAGGTGACCTATGA
- a CDS encoding ABC transporter substrate-binding protein: MSSDTNEAGRSRRSVLASAAAVGATGLAGCSSLTGGGGGPENPIQLLHAWSSGDGNAAIAALIEGFQEAHPDVEFAEEPVNGAARGNLDQVIGNRLQANDPPSTFQTWPGATLEKFGEAYASIEEDVWTDEVEENYLPGPKEQAKLDGTYVTVPLNIHRINNLFYNTAVLEAAGVDPESLSSPADVVDACAAVAENTDAVPFAQQTSGTWSTIQLWETALLAQAGVDGYTAFTEGEGDVEQVRAALEHVVELSEYYPSDASSIGFTEANTMVMEGDAAFIHQGDWAAGAYSGNDEFNYGEDWGQVTYPGSEGSYLLNMDSFPYFDNNPSPEATKTFLSYCASTEGQVLFNREKGSIPPRKDADVSQLNTFQQDQYEDFTGADSQPPSIQHGLAVSPGIKTNITSAFSGFLEDYDVDATAEALVGAFE; this comes from the coding sequence ATGTCCTCGGACACGAACGAGGCGGGGCGCTCGCGGCGAAGCGTGCTCGCGTCCGCCGCGGCGGTGGGTGCGACAGGACTGGCCGGCTGTAGCAGCCTCACCGGCGGCGGTGGCGGGCCCGAGAACCCGATTCAGTTGCTCCACGCGTGGTCCTCGGGCGACGGTAACGCCGCCATCGCGGCGCTGATCGAGGGGTTCCAGGAGGCCCACCCCGACGTCGAGTTCGCGGAGGAGCCGGTCAACGGCGCCGCACGTGGCAACCTCGACCAGGTGATCGGCAACCGACTGCAGGCCAACGACCCGCCGAGCACGTTCCAGACGTGGCCGGGCGCCACCCTGGAGAAGTTCGGCGAGGCCTACGCCAGCATCGAGGAGGACGTCTGGACCGACGAGGTGGAGGAGAACTACCTCCCGGGACCCAAAGAGCAGGCCAAGCTCGACGGGACGTACGTCACGGTGCCGCTGAACATCCACCGCATCAACAACCTCTTCTACAACACCGCGGTGCTCGAAGCGGCCGGCGTCGACCCCGAGTCGCTCTCCTCGCCGGCGGACGTGGTCGACGCGTGTGCGGCCGTCGCGGAGAACACCGATGCGGTGCCGTTCGCCCAGCAGACCAGCGGTACGTGGTCGACGATCCAGCTCTGGGAGACGGCGCTGCTCGCACAGGCCGGCGTCGACGGCTACACCGCCTTCACCGAGGGTGAGGGCGACGTCGAGCAGGTCCGCGCGGCGCTCGAACACGTCGTCGAGCTCAGCGAGTACTACCCCAGCGACGCCTCCTCGATCGGCTTCACGGAGGCGAACACGATGGTGATGGAGGGCGACGCCGCCTTCATCCACCAGGGCGACTGGGCCGCGGGCGCGTACAGCGGCAACGACGAGTTCAACTACGGCGAGGACTGGGGACAGGTCACCTACCCCGGCTCGGAAGGGAGCTACCTGCTCAACATGGACTCGTTCCCGTACTTCGACAACAACCCCTCGCCGGAGGCGACCAAGACGTTCCTCAGCTACTGTGCCAGCACGGAGGGGCAGGTGCTGTTCAACCGCGAGAAGGGGTCGATCCCGCCCCGGAAGGACGCCGACGTGTCCCAGCTCAACACGTTCCAGCAGGACCAGTACGAGGACTTCACGGGCGCGGACAGCCAGCCGCCGTCGATCCAGCACGGCCTGGCGGTCTCGCCCGGGATCAAGACGAACATCACCAGTGCTTTCAGCGGCTTCCTCGAAGATTACGACGTCGACGCCACCGCGGAGGCGCTCGTCGGCGCGTTCGAGTAA